A window of Oncorhynchus nerka isolate Pitt River unplaced genomic scaffold, Oner_Uvic_2.0 unplaced_scaffold_1556, whole genome shotgun sequence contains these coding sequences:
- the LOC115118252 gene encoding B-cell receptor CD22-like isoform X2, translated as MALRTAGSVLVVFFWSVTVLLGQDGWSVTYTTQSICVLKGSTVELTCSYTYPSGYTVTTTFWFTKKYAVSLSNDPDYKGRVTYRSDKMNGHTLTITDLRESDSATYMFRFTDQTGKWRYFGKPGVTLSVTGLQVKVTGKTLTCSTTCTLTDNPTYIWYKNGHKVKEDTSILDSDSFSDADSYSCAVKGHEDLLSPAECQKCWSVTYTHQSICALKGSTVDISCSYTYPSYHEIKQAFWFTKWSGMDAEDLSSVPGYEGHIEYLGDKESDCTLRITDLRLSDSAGYRFRFITSGDKFSGSPVSLTVSDLQVKMTTSLFSRWVTLNCGTCTLTDNPTYIWYKNGHKVKEDTSRLYSDYISDADSYSCAVKGHEGLHSPEETLTVRYGQSNTSVSVSPSGEIVEGSSVTLTCSIDANPPVDKYTWYKVTYKNMSMRHSGQSYTIHNISSEDRGEYYCEAENEVGAKISKLVPVNVLYKPRNTSVSVSPSGEIVGSSVTLTCSSDANPPVDKYTWYKRNVTSPKASGQSYTIHNIISEDREGYYCEALNIIGRETIPVHINVTSVFSWVPVMGVGAVLTAGALLLTIYCYMKRRSTGGSDATADTLSFHPDPNSETYTALNMKTRSPEYDTLANVRDSPVTQPLK; from the exons ATGGCCTTGAGAACAGCAGGAAGTGTGTTGGTGGTCTTTTTCTGGTCTGTGACAG TGTTACTGGGGCAGGATGGCTGGAGTGTGACTTACACCACTCAGAGTATCTGTGTCTTGAAGGGGTCAACAGTAGAGCTGACCTGCTCTTACACATATCCCAGTGGTTATACAGTCACAACAACCTTCTGGTTCACTAAAAAGTATGCTGTTAGTCTGAGTAATGACCCAGACTACAAAGGTCGTGTGACGTACCGTAGTGATAAGATGAATGGACACACCCTGACAATCACAGACCTGAGAGAGAGTGACTCAGCTACGTACATGTTCAGATTTACAGATCAGACTGGGAAATGGAGATATTTTGGCAaacctggagtcactctgtctgtcacag GTCTTCAGGTGAAGGTGACTGGTAAGACactgacctgtagcaccaccTGTACTCTGACTGACAACCCCACCTACATCTGGTACAAGAACGGACACAAAGTGAAGGAGGATACTTCCATACTGGACTCAGACTCTTTTAGTGATGCAGACAGCTACTCCTGTGCTGTAAAAGGCCATGaggatctcctctctcctgcagaGT GTCagaagtgttggagtgtgacttaCACCCATCAGAGTATCTGTGCCTTGAAGGGGTCAACAGTGGACATATCCTGCTCTTACACATATCCCAGTTATCATGAGATCAAACAAGCTTTCTGGTTTACTAAATGGTCTGGTATGGATGCTGAAGATCTGAGCTCAGTGCCAGGGTATGAGGGTCATATAGAGTACCTTGGGGATAAGGAGAGTGACTGTACCCTGAGAATCACAGACCTGAGATTGAGTGACTCTGCAGGGTACAGGTTCAGATTCATAACATCTGGAGACAAGTTTTCTGGCTCAcctgtctccctgactgtctcAG ATCTTCAGGTAAAGATGACAACTTCACTGTTTTCAAGATGGGTGACTCTGAACTGTGGCACGTGTACTCTGACTGACAACCCCACCTACATCTGGTACAAGAACGGACACAAAGTAAAGGAGGATACTTCCAGACTGTACTCAGACTACATTAGTGATGCAGACAGTTACTCCTGTGCTGTAAAAGGCCATGAGGGTCTCCACTCTCCTGAAGAGACTCTCACTGTCAGAT ATGGCCAAAGCAACACCTCAgtgtcagtcagtccctctggtgAAATAGTGGAGGGCAGTTCAGTGACTCTGACCTGCAGCATTGATGCCAACCCACCTGTGGACAAATACACCTGGTACAAGGTAACATACAAGAACATGTCAATGAGACATTCTGGACAGAGTTACACCATCCATAACATCAGCTCTGAGGACAGAGGAGAATATTACTGTGAGGCTGAGAATGAAGTTGGAGCCAAGATATCAAAGCTTGTTCCTGTAAATGTTTTGT ATAAACCAAGGAACACCTCAgtgtcagtcagtccctctggtgAAATAGTGGGCAGTTCAGTGACTCTGACCTGCAGCAGTGATGCCAACCCACCTGTGGACAAATACACCTGGTACAAGAGGAACGTAACCTCACCAAAAGCATCAGGACAGAGTTACACCATCCATAACATCATctctgaggacagagagggatactACTGTGAGGCTCTGAACATTATAGGGAGAGAGACTATCCCTGTCCATATTAATGTTACAT CAGTGTTTTCCTGGGTTCctgtgatgggggtgggggctgtCCTGACTGCTGGAGCTCTGCTACTCACCATCTACTGCTATATGAAGAG GAGATCCACAGGAGGAAGTGATGCCACAGCAGACACACTG AGTTTCCATCCTGATCCTAACAGTGAGACGTACACAGCTCTGAACATGAAGACCAGGTCACCAGAGTACGACACCCTGGCG AATGTGAGGGACTCCCCAGTGACACAGCCCCTCAAATAG
- the LOC115118252 gene encoding B-cell receptor CD22-like isoform X1, translating to MALRTAGSVLVVFFWSVTVLLGQDGWSVTYTTQSICVLKGSTVELTCSYTYPSGYTVTTTFWFTKKYAVSLSNDPDYKGRVTYRSDKMNGHTLTITDLRESDSATYMFRFTDQTGKWRYFGKPGVTLSVTGLQVKVTGKTLTCSTTCTLTDNPTYIWYKNGHKVKEDTSILDSDSFSDADSYSCAVKGHEDLLSPAECQKCWSVTYTHQSICALKGSTVDISCSYTYPSYHEIKQAFWFTKWSGMDAEDLSSVPGYEGHIEYLGDKESDCTLRITDLRLSDSAGYRFRFITSGDKFSGSPVSLTVSDLQVKMTTSLFSRWVTLNCGTCTLTDNPTYIWYKNGHKVKEDTSRLYSDYISDADSYSCAVKGHEGLHSPEETLTVRYGQSNTSVSVSPSGEIVEGSSVTLTCSIDANPPVDKYTWYKVTYKNMSMRHSGQSYTIHNISSEDRGEYYCEAENEVGAKISKLVPVNVLYKPRNTSVSVSPSGEIVGSSVTLTCSSDANPPVDKYTWYKRNVTSPKASGQSYTIHNIISEDREGYYCEALNIIGRETIPVHINVTYPAAVFSWVPVMGVGAVLTAGALLLTIYCYMKRRSTGGSDATADTLSFHPDPNSETYTALNMKTRSPEYDTLANVRDSPVTQPLK from the exons ATGGCCTTGAGAACAGCAGGAAGTGTGTTGGTGGTCTTTTTCTGGTCTGTGACAG TGTTACTGGGGCAGGATGGCTGGAGTGTGACTTACACCACTCAGAGTATCTGTGTCTTGAAGGGGTCAACAGTAGAGCTGACCTGCTCTTACACATATCCCAGTGGTTATACAGTCACAACAACCTTCTGGTTCACTAAAAAGTATGCTGTTAGTCTGAGTAATGACCCAGACTACAAAGGTCGTGTGACGTACCGTAGTGATAAGATGAATGGACACACCCTGACAATCACAGACCTGAGAGAGAGTGACTCAGCTACGTACATGTTCAGATTTACAGATCAGACTGGGAAATGGAGATATTTTGGCAaacctggagtcactctgtctgtcacag GTCTTCAGGTGAAGGTGACTGGTAAGACactgacctgtagcaccaccTGTACTCTGACTGACAACCCCACCTACATCTGGTACAAGAACGGACACAAAGTGAAGGAGGATACTTCCATACTGGACTCAGACTCTTTTAGTGATGCAGACAGCTACTCCTGTGCTGTAAAAGGCCATGaggatctcctctctcctgcagaGT GTCagaagtgttggagtgtgacttaCACCCATCAGAGTATCTGTGCCTTGAAGGGGTCAACAGTGGACATATCCTGCTCTTACACATATCCCAGTTATCATGAGATCAAACAAGCTTTCTGGTTTACTAAATGGTCTGGTATGGATGCTGAAGATCTGAGCTCAGTGCCAGGGTATGAGGGTCATATAGAGTACCTTGGGGATAAGGAGAGTGACTGTACCCTGAGAATCACAGACCTGAGATTGAGTGACTCTGCAGGGTACAGGTTCAGATTCATAACATCTGGAGACAAGTTTTCTGGCTCAcctgtctccctgactgtctcAG ATCTTCAGGTAAAGATGACAACTTCACTGTTTTCAAGATGGGTGACTCTGAACTGTGGCACGTGTACTCTGACTGACAACCCCACCTACATCTGGTACAAGAACGGACACAAAGTAAAGGAGGATACTTCCAGACTGTACTCAGACTACATTAGTGATGCAGACAGTTACTCCTGTGCTGTAAAAGGCCATGAGGGTCTCCACTCTCCTGAAGAGACTCTCACTGTCAGAT ATGGCCAAAGCAACACCTCAgtgtcagtcagtccctctggtgAAATAGTGGAGGGCAGTTCAGTGACTCTGACCTGCAGCATTGATGCCAACCCACCTGTGGACAAATACACCTGGTACAAGGTAACATACAAGAACATGTCAATGAGACATTCTGGACAGAGTTACACCATCCATAACATCAGCTCTGAGGACAGAGGAGAATATTACTGTGAGGCTGAGAATGAAGTTGGAGCCAAGATATCAAAGCTTGTTCCTGTAAATGTTTTGT ATAAACCAAGGAACACCTCAgtgtcagtcagtccctctggtgAAATAGTGGGCAGTTCAGTGACTCTGACCTGCAGCAGTGATGCCAACCCACCTGTGGACAAATACACCTGGTACAAGAGGAACGTAACCTCACCAAAAGCATCAGGACAGAGTTACACCATCCATAACATCATctctgaggacagagagggatactACTGTGAGGCTCTGAACATTATAGGGAGAGAGACTATCCCTGTCCATATTAATGTTACAT ATCCTGCAGCAGTGTTTTCCTGGGTTCctgtgatgggggtgggggctgtCCTGACTGCTGGAGCTCTGCTACTCACCATCTACTGCTATATGAAGAG GAGATCCACAGGAGGAAGTGATGCCACAGCAGACACACTG AGTTTCCATCCTGATCCTAACAGTGAGACGTACACAGCTCTGAACATGAAGACCAGGTCACCAGAGTACGACACCCTGGCG AATGTGAGGGACTCCCCAGTGACACAGCCCCTCAAATAG